The genomic region taaaattccggaaatcaatcgtaactacgtcaaaagttaagacgaatctctattctttcatttcactcttttacgataacttctctcatacgcttcgagaaatcggattgttttatccatattattcaacggtgataaaattctatttatcaactcatattcgtcatgaaaacatttctattgttagccatgacgacctcgcttaaatttcgggacgaaatttctttaacgggtaggtactgtgatgacccgaaaatttctgaccaaatttaaactttatctttaaatgatttaatgttttcgacacgataagcaaagtttgtaatgctgagtctcaaagttttggaactatattcatgtaatcaattattctttgactgttctcgaagattcacgaacaatatatatatatatatatatatatatatatatatatatatatatatatatatatatatatatacatgatttcaagttatttagtaaacgatagtaacattcgattattgattcgattgatatttagataagttaactaaaatgtttaagatgaaccagtaaaacactaatttgctacagtattttcgaattgctacagtacccgaaaagctacagtgttttcgaaaatcactatttgctacagttaaaaaaaactttgctacagtaactttgttacagtaaaacactatttcaaaatgaaaatgtatatgtatatactacgagacgatgatttatagaagtaaatgaccaaaacactcgaaagtttaagatacactttgagtgatatagtttattgatcaaaattacaaaccgatttgttttccgaaaccctattttcaatgcgttcattaccattgaacgtaaaatcctaggaattcacctagaattcattagttgacttgtaatttttgttccgataagtcgtacgttgtcactcgacttatgtcccggttccggtttttcgaacgccctttcgtacgctgagaaaactagtacttttcgtttcgtaactcgtacctttgttaaaatatagtcttaaatatatatattaaattaatatgtcgacaaacaaagtgACAAACCACATTTTGAGCTGGACAGggacctcatgcggtcgcatgagttcccCATActcttctcatgcgatcgcatgagctgagattGCAGGCCAAGTACTATAAAATGCGAAGTCTGGTGccgaattcatttcatattttcatcaaactatctctctgatctctatatatatttatattataataataataataataattattattattattattattattattattattattattattattattattattattattattattattattattaatcctaatattattattagtagtatgagtattattatttatacataaaatactacgacgaggtcatgagcgtgtcactttcaaaatatgttttcgagcgggatagagctaaggaaattatgggttattgccaaggaagttatgggtaatgttcgggggtatatttgtgaatcaaatctagtgtttatcatctccgttacgtctacgtactttcctacaatattgaatctcaatactgatacgtaagcactcatattttatcttttatatatattaatagtgtatacatgtctagtgctcgagtatatatatttatacatgcttgtatgctaaattttgtcgttaaacagtttataatgaatcccgaattaaatacaaatattactggtaaaaggtatatgatatacatgtttttggaaagctggcgaaaaatcagtaacttttcatttagacaccgaatagtttcgatgaacggattaaaagatatgatcaactgaattatgactgacgttaattaaaattgcttttgaatctgcaattaagatttaaacaacttgtttacgagattgataaaatggatttttgaatattaccaaccgagtaaatgaatccttatacggaatagtttcgatgaacgaaagtactattgtaaactattatttacggtgattgtctatatgtagaaatcatcagatgtcgaaaacctttgatttaaatattcatttatggtgtgccttttcaaaagaatgcaatgtttacaaaacgtatcatatagaggtcaaatacatcgcaatgaaatcgatgaatgacgtgttcgtccatatggatttggagcgatcatcgcAATATCGTACGACTTCAAGCTTTAATTATTACTCATTAAATTTAATATTGTAATTATTAAAGgctactatatttatatttttaaataaacaaTATGTCACATAAATGAGCTCCAGAGGCGTCTTTGGACATAGGCAAGATAGGCAACCGTCTAGGGCTCAAAAAGTTTGAAGGgccaaaattttaaatatatatatcaaaatattctATTTAGTTAAATAAAAATTGTCGATTAAAgttgtattattgttattttaaataGTTAAATGCATTGTAAGTCTATACAAATTGATAAATTTAAGTATTAtgtttttatatgtattaaaaaattAAAGGGCCCATTTTTGTTTTTGCCTTGGGCCTTCGAATTGTTGAGACGGCCCTGATGAGCTCATAATCTATGTGTTGGTATTCAATAGTAATATTTTCGATACAAAGGTTATTAGTAATAAACGGTTTATCGTAATTATGATATATATTTGATAAATATCAATAGTGACGTTATCGAATACTAATTTATACAACTGTCGTGCAATGACGGCCTCACGTGAGTATTCAATACTAACACTTTTGatgtaaatattattaataataaatgattttTTCATTGTAAGTGTATTATATACTTGATAAAATATCAATATTAACGTTATCGGATGGTAATATGTACAATACCTTGCAACGCACGGGCTGATAAAACTAGTTTAAGTATTTAACGTGATATATCCAATCTTGCGATTGGTTTAGTCCACGGTCAAACAAGAGAGAAGTTATTATTAATTTTCATAGGTGCTTAGGTTACAAGTTATAGGTGAAAAACGAAATAATATCCAAAACAAAAACACTTGCTGAACACGTCCATCCTCCCGTTTCGCGAACTTCACTTTGCAATTCGCGAAGTCACAAACTAAACGTGATCTCAAGCTTCCAAACGGCGATCTCCATAACTTTGAGTGTTCAACGCACTTTTTCGCATTTTGATCTCCATATTCGGGATACCAGCTTCAGGCTCACGAATCACGATCCACAAACAACAACTTGTGTTCCACGAGGAGCACATGTATCTGCTTTCCTTTTCGATTTCGTTCCATCTTTACACTCAACATATGTATAGTCAGAAAGTAGATGAACGTTAAATTTCAATTGAAAATAGTCATTTTAAAAAATGGTAATTCTTAGCTAATGtggatgggggatgattctcacacacacttttttgatccccacacacctattttaaccttttactcttctaataataatcaattggtgtgtgaggatcaaaaaagtgtgtgtgagaatcatcccccaatgTGGATCCATCTACTCTAAcctataatttaatttatatatctaTGAAAAAAATAGAGAAAAATATGCGTAATTAATCTTAAAGATTTTAAATTTACCATGATAATATTAAATTTGTCTCTCTTATCTTTCAACCATTTAATTTGAATTAACTATagctattaattattttaattggtTATTTTCGAGataacacatgtattctcagtcttctATAAATTGGATTTCGTGGTTACAATCACCTTAATTTTTTTCCTAGCTCCTTACTAGGCTTTTTTCTTGTTTTTTGAGTATatctttgccgttaaaaaaaaattagctattaattattaatattaattattaattaatatgaaAGACAAATGAATTAttagtattaaataaaattaattattagtatattagtatATTAATTAATTCCAAGTCACGGGATATAAACTAGTAGTTTTTTAGTTGAAAAAATAAAAACTTAAAGTGGTGGGTCAAATTGCAAAATGTACCAAGCAAAGGACAGTTTTCGTAATCATGAGTGTGGTGGTTGAATGGTTAAGACCCTGCCTGGCCTTTCATagtggaggtcaagggttcgattcaAGGCACCCACAGTTATTTACTCATGAccacggaggttcgcctgcaatgactccaGGCTGCTCGCGTAGCGAGTAGTCACCCTGGATTAGTCAAGTTGACCGTTTGCATAcctaggttaaaaaaaaaaaaaaaaaaaaaaggacagtTTTCGTATTTGATACAATTGTATTTGGGTCAACTGCTAAATATATCCGGGTCAAACTGCATCCAAATTACAACTTCGAAACCCTAACACATCAACGGATCTTCATTTCTTTCTTCAGAAATcggtattatttttttttctttcttcagaAATCGGTATTATTTCGATATCCCTGTTTTCTTCTATTTGTATGTATAGAATAGATAGATTCATCCATCTTCGTGGTGATATTGTTAAATTTGATTTAACTttcattgattattattattactacaggtTTTTGATAAATCCATCGGTGAGCGTAAACAGTTTCACAGGTAGCTTACTTTGATAAATGAAATCAATCCGCTTTCGATAATTAAATCTAATATCTATTGTTTTTTCATGCTTTATCATGATCATGATTCCGATCAAATGAAATTAGTCTCTTGTATCAAATGTGAATTGTGTTCaactcttattattttttattactcTCTGCATTTTGATGGATTTAGTTTGCCCTATTTCCACTCAAGTTTAGGAAAgccatcaattttttttttgcaaTATTCAGAAAATGTTTGTAAACTGCTGCTGTTTATATTTCTTAAAGAATGATTGTTGTCAGATCTGATCTGACATCATCACTTGCGTTTGATTGGTTTCATTTGTGCTGTATTTATATTTACCCAAAGTGTTATATTGTTTGGCCAATTGAACTGTCTGATTAGCTATATTGAAAACTCTGATTATTATGTGAACAATATGcattaaatatatctatattttcAAAGTTTAAAGAAAAAGACAACAGATTGTTGACTAACAGCTACATCAAATAATGCAGTAGTGGTCCAAGGATATGATGTTTATTCTGAAATGAATTACAacgattagtagatatgctattcAGTTATATGTTTTAGGTAGATCTCCATCAATGTTGGAACTAGGAACTTTAGGTTATAGACGGAACACTTCCGTAGGCGTCTTACTTTGCTTAGGCTTTTAATGAGGCATATGGACCTGTATTGACTCTTCAACTTAATTGGTTTAATTGCTACAAATGATAGCTTACAGGTTGATTGCAATCAACACATGTTTCTTTCCCTAGATTTGCTCTTTCTCATATGGCTTGGGGCTAATTGGAGGACAAGAAATGAAGAAAACTAGAAAGAATTATCTAAATTTGTAGGAATATACCTTTAGACTGTGTTTAGTTATTAAGTTCAATAACGCTATCATGCCATTAAATCCTAAGTTATTATTCAACTTATGATATGTCTAACTTGAGTGTCGTTACAATCTTATGTACATCTGTTCGTGTTTGTTGTGGCTGATATGTTATTTATTTTGATGCTTAAGTGTGAAGAAATGACTGGGGCCAAGATTGTCGGTGCTCTTGCAGGATCATTTGTACTTGCATTCACATGCGATTATATTATTTCTGACAAGAAGCTTTTTGGAGGTATGTTACCATCTCGATGGACTGAAATTTTCATACAACGCTATTTATCCGTCACTTAGCTCACTTTATATATGTTGTACCATGTATGCGATATGATATATTTTGATCTTTTATCTATTATGGATACAGTTATCCATCTTTTTCACTGATAACTGTGTCAATTTTATTTTTGTTTCATCTTTAAAGGGTTCAAACTGGCCAAGCTGAAGTAGCCAGTAAATGTGTTGGACGTTACATTTTCTGAATGTTCTTGTTGGTTGGCCCTATCTTATGTTCTTATGTGATGATTTTTTTAGTAAGTTAAGGAAAAGGGCTTATCTTTTGGCTCAATCTTATCCGAGCAGATTCCCAGTTTAACCCTCCCTGAATATTAACCTTAACCATTATAACAGAAAAAATGAGTATTGTTTAAATTGAAGTTGCAGAGTACATTGTTTCACACCGGAATCTCTCCTTTTTAGACATTATTTGTGTTTTCCTTATGATTTTCTTTAAGATTGGTGTACAATACATGCATGCTTATATGTAATGTGTGGTGTAATAGGTACCACTCCATCCACAGTTTCAAACAAGGAATGGTGGGAAGAGACTGACAAGAAATTGCAGGCATGGCCTCGCGTAGCAGGTCCTCCGGTGGTTATGAACCCAATCAGCCGTCAAAATTTCATCGTCAAGGCCCGTGATTAATTAACAACTTTCTCTATTTTTACCTTCAACTGCAGCCTTCAGATAAACTCTTTGTTTGACTCCATCCTTCAATTTTCACAACTATTGTCAAATATTTGTCGATGGCACATAAATTTGTATGGTGGCTATACATAATTTGATCATTTGCTGTTATTATTGTCATTTCTTTCTGCATCGGTGTTTGGTCATGCACTCCAGCAACCTAAAGCTTAATAAATACTTGAGAGTCTATGTCGTTATTGATTTGCATCTCTTTTTTACATATATTCATAGTTTAAATCTTAAACGTGTAAGTTGACAGTAATTCATTAGTTTTAGATAATATACTTAACTAGTTAAAATATCATTCATTATTTATGATTATTAGGAAAGGTGTAAATATCAATCAATTTACATTATTATctttaccatttttttttttttttttttttatatgataGGATTGGAAATTAGTCAAACAAGGAAGTCAAATCATAAAACAATAAGAGCATGCTCAGACCCACCCAAATAGACCGGTAGAAGGAATTAAGCACATGCTAATTAGAAATGTTGTTATTAGTTTGTTAAGCATGGACATGTGGCAGTAAGTAGTTGTTAGATTAGTTGTtaagtgttataattcagtaggcttataattacttttagtggtttgattcttgatgttataattcagtaggtttataactacctttagtgatttgattcttgattaagaatactaataatgaagtgtaagaacaaagatgataatggagagaaagaaagaaacactttgtaagtgtgagaaatggtgcaagtttaatgcttgcattcatggctatttatagcaaaaatatcacaagtttaggtaatacaataatattacttttgtgtatcgataattgactatccatttatatatatatatttatatactataacactcccccttggatagcaattttgtttgttgaagatcaactgtaagttactgcctcgttaaaaactttgctaaagaaaacccagtgggaaaaactttagctaagggaaaaagagtgcagcatggagttgactccccctcaagtagacatcgcttcggttgttacatcttttgaacatgtctcatgccaatgttatgaacgtgtgttctgaaaatagcagttggaagtgctttcgtgaaaagatcagcagagtttttgctggattgaacatatctcatttcaatctcgttgtccttaatgagattttgagtgtatgagaagaatctaggaggtatgtgtttggttcggtcacttttgatatacccttctttcatctgtgctatgcaagctgcattatcttcatagataattgttggacttttatcgcgttctagtctacaagaatcagtaatgatttgtgtcattgatctcaaccaaaaacattcccgagtagcttcatgtaatgcaatcacttcggcatgatttgatgatgtagcaacaagtgtttgtttttgagaacgccatgatattgcagtacctccatttagaaatacatatccagtttgagatttagctttatgtggatcagataaataacctgcatcagcataaccaaccaaatcttgttttgattcgttagaataaaataatcctaaatcagtagttcctcgaaggtatcgaaatatgtgtttgatcccattccagtgtcttttggtaggagcagagctgaaccttgccaacaaattaactgcaaaagaaatgtcaggtcttgtacaatttgtaagatacataagagctccaattgcactaagatatgatacttatggtccaagaatatcttcatgatcttcacatggacgaaatggatcagtttcaacattgagtgatctaacaaccataggagtatttaatggttttgccttgtccatattgaaacgtttcaaaatcttttcagtatatgttgtttgatgtacaagtaaaccattaggcatatgctcaatttgtaaactaaggcaatacttgatttttccgagatctttcatttcaaattctttctttagaagttgaatgacttcatagatctctttatttgtacctatgatgttaagatcatcaacataaacagctatgatcacatatccggatgttgttttcttaatgaaaacacaagggcaagtaaggttatttgtatatgtagtaacccgaactaatcctcccgaacgaagtcatcaacagttggtcccattgcgatgatcgactccaagtaatatccttaatttgagctaatgcacagcggaagacttaattcgtacctgagaataacatgctttaaaaagtcaacataaagttggtgagatatatagatttgatgctagcagcgttataacaatggaccacaagatttcatgttcataaacataatacactcgcaatataacgaccctcatttttccattatatatttttccaatattaaatgcccaaacaatataatcaaaacttaatgattaaactttaatcaacaattgttaagtattaagagttagaaaacatattaattaactttgtgcaataattgacaagttaataaaagatgaaaataataaactgttagtcgacactcactgctaattaaaatttatgcatttatgtaatattataactgataacctataagtaataaataaaaattgacatttatataaataataaaacaattgagaactaaatatatacaagtcatgaattagtaaaaagaaaataatacttatcatgtagtaaatgtaaaaaataataatagtaataatagtaataataatgagactaaagaatcttaaacaattacatccttatgttgactaaaaattaaaataatatatatataaactagtaccacctattgttgactaaaaattataaaataaaataaaatcattaattagaacatccttatgttgactaacactctaatacttgcactatataaactcctagtttctcattcacaaatcacaccaaaatcctctctcaaaaacaatctctccctctccctctcttgtggtattcggatcttcaagcttgttcttcgtgttcttcaagaatcttcaaggagttcttcaagatttttaaggctttgatcttccatcttcatcgtgttcatcttttctttgttaattatcttgaatcttcaaaggtataacataaaccctaaactatttacataaactttaatctttgttaattcatattcatattataaacttgttattcataagtatatacataaacactcctagatttatatatacatatatacatgtaaaaaaaaaaatatttttatgtatatatacgaattatatatacatatacatattaaaaccttaaaccctaatactacttatactagtacttaacatgtatacactattactattactagcacctataacctactacttatattgtagcacaaaaatattttgggatatgtattagagatgtatagatcttcgaactttcttgacgaatggtttctacgagattctaggcagagggtttggacttccgatttaaagggtcctatggctcaagcccctagatctaaattagccattcgaagggaaaggggtgattggaagcttatctaatacggcaagtatcctaaaatggaaacactcataaaagtagaaactctctagtcatagaaacttagtaaaataagaaactttctaaaaatagaaactttataaaaatagtaacttactaggaatagaaacttagtaaaacaaactatacttaaacacatacttaaacttaaacatgggcaaaacacttaactactcttaaatgtcaataggttgactttcctgctcactcgttcaactctctattctgaggaataactctctctctacttactaaggtgaattcatagccccactctttattgctagcaaacttatttaatttatttggggtgagacacatgctgcttttactatttacaatttagacacaagtaccaactgctaaaactatgctatacccggctatgtccgactaagtccctacagtgatatttttaagtgttgcggcatgcttatttattgggggtaggcctatcgggagtaacgtccccgatacatttgactcagtctttgtattacttgataatgaaatttaaaccgacaaggacagacacaacttgtcatggggcaaacttgaacgtttagtctaaatatcacgcactggcataactttttgatcctgcgggagatcaaccttacaaattaaatcttgtggtctaaaacaaacggtcaaacttatttgttaaacctatgaacttcactcaaccttttagttgacactttagcatgttttgtctcaggtgctgtttgattcaagctcttatacttactgcttatgtgatgctacttggacataggatcaagagatatcgcatttattacttctgcatgtgaacatttccattattgttattcctatcattgtaactacgtttcattttccgctgcgtgctcaataaagtttgttttatcatttagtattgttctcgtatattataatatgttggttgatttgatattaagtcacatttcacccaggccctaactgggggtgtgacagattggtatcagagcaaaccaggctgttatagagaaccaggattgcatttttatgtgtgccttacttgttagctagggtgccttagcaatctaggaaactataacctttcctgccttggacttaaagcacttaggattgtcgtataatcttaacaattatgctttaataaacttgactcaaagattctaatcaaggtctctttcctaatgataggatgtcaagctcaagcgttaacaagtccaacaaagcaactcacaaccctaccaccgaagtaggtgttggacactcttcaacttcgagaccagttcgaagtcctctttataatcctgcttcaccaccgctgaattatagcccgaatactattttagattcacatgggtctcctcaatactacccaactccgagaacccaagataagggaaaacggcatgaagaagttggtccatcaaggaagagagcccgatctcctttttatgatggtcctaagtatgaaatcatgagattacgaaacgataccgagagaaacattggaggtctacttcgccacatggaaagagcgGATCGTCGAATGAataaacttatgaaagaaaacgtcgagctaagaaaggagttgctgatgctaaagtgcgaggaagaacgcaacactcgctggggaaagcaatcacttgcttacctcaaggaggatgttgatgtccgaatgaaaatggagaaaggtcgagtcgacgaacaacttgccataagagagtacaacactaatgccgtaaacagtcgtgttaccaacctttatgacaacttcgagtatctctatgagaaacaaaagtcgaaaaatgagaaagttgaggagtttatgaagaaggttggagacgaaatatgaagactacttcaatcttaatatttcctagttatttttcctattttccatctatgtaaaggctgtgccttaaacaatttctatttccgaatcgtgtaataaaggcttatttaatgcctcgttctaataatataaagtgttttattaatatcatgcgatatcaatactttagtttattcatacttgtgatta from Rutidosis leptorrhynchoides isolate AG116_Rl617_1_P2 chromosome 9, CSIRO_AGI_Rlap_v1, whole genome shotgun sequence harbors:
- the LOC139867219 gene encoding uncharacterized protein: MTGAKIVGALAGSFVLAFTCDYIISDKKLFGGTTPSTVSNKEWWEETDKKLQAWPRVAGPPVVMNPISRQNFIVKARD